The Nocardia sp. BMG51109 nucleotide sequence GCAGCGGCTGGTGAACGCGGTCGAGAAGCATCTCACCGCGGGCCGGGTCGTCACCGGGGGAGCCGGCGGCGACGGCGGCCTGTTCAACGGCATCCTGGTGCGGTATCTGGCGCACGTCGCGTTGATGCTGCCCGGCGACGAGGCCGACCAGCGCGCGGCGCGGCGCACGGCGGCGGCGATCGTCACCGCGTCGGCCGCCGCGGCCTGGGAGCATCGGCTGGCGGTCGAGGGCGATCCGCTGTTCGGCTACGACTGGACCAAGCCCGCGCAGCTGCCGACCGGCACGGCGGGCGCGTCCTATTTCACCGCGGGCGGCTCGGTCACCTCGTCCAAGATTCCGGAACGCGACCTGTCGGTGCAGCTGTCTGGCTGGTTGTTGATGGAGTCTGCGTATCTTGTGACGGCAGCGGGGCTCTGACAGCGTCGGAGCCCTCACCCACGGCATCGAGGTCGAAATCCTCGGTCGGGCGTGCCATCTCCGCCCGGTACTGCCGGATGCCCAGCGCGGTGCCCACGATCAGGCCCGCGACCATCGTCCCGGTCACCAGCTTCGGCAGCCACGACACCTGTTCCAGGAAACCGCCGGAGTAGTAGCCGATCAGCAGCAGCACCGGCGCCCAGATCACGGCGCCGATCGAACTGGCCAGCGTGTAGCGGCGGTGATCCATTCCCGCGGCGCCGGCGACCAGCGGGCACAGCGTGCGCACCCAGGGAATCCAGCGCGCCACCAGCACGGCCACGAAGCCGTGCCGGTGCAGCAGCTCGGTCACCCGGGACAGATTGCGGGCGTTGATATAACGGCCGTCCTTGCGGGCGACCAGATGATGACCGGTGCGATTGCCGATGACATAGCCCACCTGATTGCCGGCGATCGCGGCGACCATGGTGCCGACCGCCAGCCCCCATATCTGGACGTGGCCGGTGGCGTGCGAGGCCAGCACGATGCCCGCGGTGAGCAGCAGCGAATCGCCCGGCAGGAACAGCCCGATGATGAGGGCGCACTCGAGGAACACGAAAACGAGAACGATGGTCCAGACGAGCGTCGGCCCGGCGGACTGCAGCGGATCGAGTCCGCCCAGTGCGAGGGGTAGCGGCGTTGTCTGCAAGGGTCAGCGCGTCGGTTCGTTCGTCGGTACGGGAACGTCGCCTCGGGCGGAGGCGGTGGAGCCCTCGGCGGGGGCGGTGGAGCCCTGGGCGGGCTCGCGGTCGAGCAGCTTCTTACCCACCGAGATGATGCCCGGCAGGATCGAGACGAACACGATGACGAGGAAGATCGCCTCGACGTGATCGCGGATGAAGGCGACATTGCCCAGGAAATAACCGAGCACGGTGACGCCGCCGCCCCATGCGATGCCGCCGATGATGTCGAAGGTCAGGAACGTGCGGTAGTCCATCTTCGACACGCCCGCGAGCACGGGCATGAAGGTGCGCACGATCGGCACGAACCGGCCCAGGATGATGGTCTTCGGGCCGTGCTTCTCGAAGAACTCGTGCGTCTCGGTGACGTAGCGCTGCTTGAAGAAGCGGCCGTCTTCCTTGTGGAACAGGGCCGGTCCGATGGCGCGGCCGATCCAGTACCCGCTCTGGTCGCCGGCGATGGCGATCAGAGCGGTGGCCGGCACCAGCACCCAGATGCCCACCGGCGGATTCGGCTGGGCGGCGAGCAGGCCGCCGGTGAACAGCAGCGAATCGCCGGGCAGGATCGGGAACAGCAGGCCCGTCTCGATGAAGACTATGACCAGGATGGCCGGTAGCACCGCATTCTTCAGCCACGTCTCCGTGAGCAGGTGCATCGGGTCGAGCAGCTCCTTGATACCGGAGATTCCGGAGCTGCTCGCGACTGCGTCAGATATGGCCAGCAAGGTCACGGCCCCTACAGTACCGGGACGATCGCCATCGCACCCAACGTCACGGCAACCTCTCAGACTCTTCCCGGCTCCCGCACGGAAGGTTGCTGGTCGTCGGCTCGCCGGCCACCGAGCCCGCCGGGCGGCCGCGGACCCCGAGCCCGCCTTCCCCCCGGGCGGCACCGGAACTTAGGGTATTGACCAGACACTGTTGTTCGCAGCACACATACGGAGGTCCCTGCAGTGCCCATCGCGACTCCGGAGGTCTACGCCGAGATGCTCGGTCGGGCCAAAGAGAACTCCTTCGCCTTCCCCGCGATCAACTGCACGTCGTCGGAGACGATCAACGCGGCGATCCGCGGCTTCGCCGAGGCGGGCAGTGACGGCATCATCCAATTCTCCACCGGTGGCGCGGAGTTCGGCTCCGGCCAAGGGGTGAAGGACATGGTCACCGGCTCCGTCGCCCTGGCGGAATTCGCGCACGTGGTGGCCGCCGAGTACGACGTGACCATCGCGCTGCACACCGACCACTGCCCCAAGGACAAGCTGGACGGCTTCGTCCGCCCGCTGATCGCGATCTCGCAGGAGCGGGTCGCCAAGGGGCAGAACCCGCTGTTCCAGTCGCACATGTGGGACGGCTCGGCCGTTCCGATCGGCGAGAACCTGGATATCGCGAAGGAACTGCTGAAGCAGACCGCGGCCGCGAACATCATCCTCGAGGTCGAGATCGGCGTCGTCGGCGGTGAAGAGGACGGCGTCGAGAACGCCATCAACGAGAAGCTCTACACCTCGTCCGAGGACTTCGAGCGGACCATCGAGGCCCTGGGCGGCGGCGAGAACGGCAAGTACCTGCTGGCCGCGACCTTCGGCAACGTGCACGGCGTGTACAAGCCGGGCAATGTGAAGCTGCGCCCGGACGTGCTGGCCGAGGGACAGCGCGTGGCCGCCGCCAAGCTGGGCCTGCCCGACGGCTCGAAGCCGTTCGACTTCGTCTTCCACGGCGGATCGGGCTCGCTGAAGTCCGAGATCGACGACTCGCTGAAGTACGGCGTGGTGAAGATGAACGTCGACACCGACACCCAGTACGCGTTCACCCGCCCGATCGCCGCGCACATGTTCGCCAACTACGACGGCGTGCTCAAGATCGACGGCGAGGTCGGCAACAAGAAGGTCTACGACCCGCGCAGCTACCTGAAGAAGGCCGAGACCTCGATGGCCGAGCGCGTGGTCGAGGCCTGCAACGACCTGAAGTCGGCGGGCAAGTCCGTCAGCGCGAAGTAGCGCGTCGGCGCCCGACTCACGCGGGTGCGCGCGAGCATCGAGCCCTGTCTCGACTCGCGGGCGCCCTGCGTGTTAGGTAGACACTCATGAGCTTGGACGTGCGGGTGCTGGGGCCGGTGCAGCTGCTGGTCGACGGTGCGCCCGTGCCCGTCGGCGGACCGAAACCGCGGGCACTGCTGGCCGCGCTCACCGTGAACCGGCGGCGCGCGGTGTCCTCGCAGGCGCTGGCCGACATGGTGTGGAACGAGCAGCCCCCCGACTCGTATCAGGCCAGCCTGCAGGTGTTCGTCTCGAATATCCGCAAGGCCCTGCGGAATTCGGGGGTGGACCCGACGCGCGTGCTGCGCACCGAGTCGTCGGGGTATCGGCTCGAGGTGGCCGACGGCGACTGCGATCTGGGCCGGTTCGAGCTGGCCCGCCGCGCAGGCGCCGAGGCTGCCGACTCCGGGAACGACGAGACCGCCGCGCGGCGGTTCGCGACCGCCCTCGCGGAGTGGAGCGGCAAGGCGCTCGACGATCTGTCGGGGCTGTCGTTCGCCGACAGCTTCGCCACCGCCATGGATGAGGAGCGGCTGCTGGTCGCGTCGGCCCGCATCGACGCCGAGATCTCGTGCGGCCGAGCCTCTTCCGTGGTCGGCGAGCTGGTCTCGATGACGAACGAGCATCCGCTGCGGGAACCGCTGTGGGCGCAATTGATCACCGCGCTGTATCTGTCAGGGCGGCAGGCCGACGCCCTGGACGCCTGCCGGCGGGTGCGCACCGTGCTCGCCGAGGAACTCGGCATCGATCCCGGACCGGCGCTCGTCGAGCTGGAGCAGCGGGTGCTGCGGCAGGAGCCGCTGAACACCCTGGGCATCCAGGACGCCGAGCGGATGGCCAAGGCGATGACCGAGACGGTCACCGAGGCACCGCGCAGCGCCCGCAACGGCCGACTGCGACTACCGGACGGCCGCACGGTGCCGATAGCGACGTCGGGCCTGAAGGTCGGCCGGATGACCGACAACGATCTGGTGCTCGACGATCCCAAGGTGAGCCGCTATCACGCGCATATCCAGCCGAGCCGGGCCGGACTGCTGATCAAGGATCTGCACTCGGCCAACGGGATCTACATCAACGAGCGGGTGATCGAGAGCGGCGCGATGCTCTCCGACGGCGACGTGATCCGGATCGGCGCCACCGTGCTGGTCTTCCAGGCCGAGTCGGACTGAGCGCGTCGGCGTCGAGATCGCCTGCGGCCGAGGCTCGTCCGCGCTCGTTGCTACGGGAGTAGCGGTCGCTGCTACGGGAGTAGCGGGTCGCTGTCGCGGGAGTGATGATGGGTTCGTTGTCGCGGGAGTGGCGATGGGTTCGTTGTCGCGGGAGTGGCGATGGGTTCGTTGTCGCGGGAGTGGCGATGGGTTCGTTGTCGCGGGAGTGGCGATGGGTTCGTTGTCGCGGGCGTGACGACGGGCCGCCGCTGCGGGAGTGGCGGGTCGCTGTCTCGGGGAGCGGCATTCGCCGTCGCCGGACTCACGGTGCGGGGAACGTGCGTTCAGCAGGCCACGCCGTCGTCGTCGGGATCGAGCTGGGGCCGGTAGCCGGGCCGGCTTCGATAGAGCGGTCCGTGGTGTTCCGCCCAGACCTCGCCGCAGGTGGCGTAATACGGATAGCCGGACAGTTCGTCGGCCGGTGGATCGAGGACCGTCTCGCGCGGGCTGTTCGACCAGCCGGAGCCTCCGGCGCTGGGCGCGGCGCCGCTGGCGCTCGGGGGCGGCGCGGACCCGTCGCGGGGTGCGGCCCGAGCGGATGCCGCGCCGAGGGCGAGTAGCTGTACGGCGGCTTCCTGCACCCGTGGTCGAGCGGTTCGGATCTGTACTTCACGATCAGCACCTGGAACGACTACAACGTCTACCTGATGCGCGCCGAGCTGGGCGGTTAGCTCAATCGCACCTGGGCCATCGCGCGGCCGAACAGCTTCTTCCCGCCCGAGGTGGCGTTCAGCAGGATCGTGGCCGTCCGCCGCTCCGGATCCAGCGCCTTGATCCGGCCGGTGAATTCGATGTGCGCCGGAGACCGGGCGTCGACCGGGACGAAGCCGGCCAGCCGCACGCTGTAGCTCTCGATCGCGGTCGGATCGCCGAGCCAGGCGGTCAGGTACTGCGCGCCCAGGCCCATCGTCAGCAGGCCGTGCGCGACCACCGTCGGCAGGCCGGCCAGTTCGGCGGCCCGGTCGCTGAAGTGGATCGGGTTCGGGTCGCCGGACACTCCGGCGTAGTTCACCAGGTCGCCGCGGGTGAGCCGCATGGTGCTGTCGGGCAGCCGGTATCCGGCGGTCAGGTCCTCGAACGTCGGTTCCGTGTGCACCGGTGTGCCGCTGCGTGATTCGGCGAGGTCGGGAATTCGGGCGATCTCCTCGGGCCCGACCGCGGTGAGCACGTTCGGCTCGTCCGCGATGGAGTGGCGCGGCATGACGATCCCCTCGACCAGCCGCGCGATCTCGGGATCGGCCGCGCCCAGCCGGGCCACGAGGCTGGTGTCGCCGGACAGCACGACCGTATCCGATTCATCGAGGAAGATGGCTTTGACGGTGATGAAGTCGTTGCCGCGCACCCGCCGGACGGACTCGATCACCGCCTGGCTGCGCAGCCGGTCCCCGGCCATGATCGGGCGGTGGATGTCGAAGACCTGATCGGTCTGCAGGATCTGGGACAGATCGTATCGGGACAGGGCCGTATCGAGCAGGATCCGGGTGATGTTCAGGCCGATCACCGATCCGAAGGTGGGCGGCGCCACCACGCGGTCCCAGCCGAGTTCGGCGGCGTCGTCGTCGTATCGGTGCGCCCGATGGCTGTTCTGCACCGCGCGGGCGAACTCGCCGATCTTCTCCCGGCCGACCTCGTAGTGATCGCGGAACCGGAAGTGCCGCTGATCGGCCGTGGCCGCGGATGATGGTGCCTCGGGTGCCAGCTGCGGCATATCCCCTGCTCCTGCCCGAAAGTCTTACTGCGTAAACCTGACGTGGCCGACCCCC carries:
- a CDS encoding BTAD domain-containing putative transcriptional regulator, with protein sequence MSLDVRVLGPVQLLVDGAPVPVGGPKPRALLAALTVNRRRAVSSQALADMVWNEQPPDSYQASLQVFVSNIRKALRNSGVDPTRVLRTESSGYRLEVADGDCDLGRFELARRAGAEAADSGNDETAARRFATALAEWSGKALDDLSGLSFADSFATAMDEERLLVASARIDAEISCGRASSVVGELVSMTNEHPLREPLWAQLITALYLSGRQADALDACRRVRTVLAEELGIDPGPALVELEQRVLRQEPLNTLGIQDAERMAKAMTETVTEAPRSARNGRLRLPDGRTVPIATSGLKVGRMTDNDLVLDDPKVSRYHAHIQPSRAGLLIKDLHSANGIYINERVIESGAMLSDGDVIRIGATVLVFQAESD
- a CDS encoding fused (3R)-hydroxyacyl-ACP dehydratase subunits HadA/HadB — encoded protein: MPQLAPEAPSSAATADQRHFRFRDHYEVGREKIGEFARAVQNSHRAHRYDDDAAELGWDRVVAPPTFGSVIGLNITRILLDTALSRYDLSQILQTDQVFDIHRPIMAGDRLRSQAVIESVRRVRGNDFITVKAIFLDESDTVVLSGDTSLVARLGAADPEIARLVEGIVMPRHSIADEPNVLTAVGPEEIARIPDLAESRSGTPVHTEPTFEDLTAGYRLPDSTMRLTRGDLVNYAGVSGDPNPIHFSDRAAELAGLPTVVAHGLLTMGLGAQYLTAWLGDPTAIESYSVRLAGFVPVDARSPAHIEFTGRIKALDPERRTATILLNATSGGKKLFGRAMAQVRLS
- a CDS encoding excalibur calcium-binding domain-containing protein; protein product: MQEAAVQLLALGAASARAAPRDGSAPPPSASGAAPSAGGSGWSNSPRETVLDPPADELSGYPYYATCGEVWAEHHGPLYRSRPGYRPQLDPDDDGVAC
- a CDS encoding VTT domain-containing protein, encoding MHLLTETWLKNAVLPAILVIVFIETGLLFPILPGDSLLFTGGLLAAQPNPPVGIWVLVPATALIAIAGDQSGYWIGRAIGPALFHKEDGRFFKQRYVTETHEFFEKHGPKTIILGRFVPIVRTFMPVLAGVSKMDYRTFLTFDIIGGIAWGGGVTVLGYFLGNVAFIRDHVEAIFLVIVFVSILPGIISVGKKLLDREPAQGSTAPAEGSTASARGDVPVPTNEPTR
- the fbaA gene encoding class II fructose-bisphosphate aldolase; translation: MPIATPEVYAEMLGRAKENSFAFPAINCTSSETINAAIRGFAEAGSDGIIQFSTGGAEFGSGQGVKDMVTGSVALAEFAHVVAAEYDVTIALHTDHCPKDKLDGFVRPLIAISQERVAKGQNPLFQSHMWDGSAVPIGENLDIAKELLKQTAAANIILEVEIGVVGGEEDGVENAINEKLYTSSEDFERTIEALGGGENGKYLLAATFGNVHGVYKPGNVKLRPDVLAEGQRVAAAKLGLPDGSKPFDFVFHGGSGSLKSEIDDSLKYGVVKMNVDTDTQYAFTRPIAAHMFANYDGVLKIDGEVGNKKVYDPRSYLKKAETSMAERVVEACNDLKSAGKSVSAK
- a CDS encoding DedA family protein yields the protein MQTTPLPLALGGLDPLQSAGPTLVWTIVLVFVFLECALIIGLFLPGDSLLLTAGIVLASHATGHVQIWGLAVGTMVAAIAGNQVGYVIGNRTGHHLVARKDGRYINARNLSRVTELLHRHGFVAVLVARWIPWVRTLCPLVAGAAGMDHRRYTLASSIGAVIWAPVLLLIGYYSGGFLEQVSWLPKLVTGTMVAGLIVGTALGIRQYRAEMARPTEDFDLDAVGEGSDAVRAPLPSQDTQTPSTTSQTAAPTGRVPESWTR